The following proteins are encoded in a genomic region of Aythya fuligula isolate bAytFul2 chromosome 34, bAytFul2.pri, whole genome shotgun sequence:
- the LOC116500330 gene encoding olfactory receptor 14C36-like: MANSLWDDRAITYDGCVAQVFLFVLFMSVEYSLLTIMSYDRYIAICKPLHYGSLLGSRACAQMAAAAWASGFLNAVLHTATTFFLPLCQGNAVDQFFCEISQILKLSCTDSYLREVRALVFSFSLGFGCFVFIVVSYVQIFLAVSRMPSERGQHKAFSTCLPHLVVVSLFVSTIIFAYLKPLSISSPSLDYVLAVLYSVVPPALNPFIYSMRNKGLKYALWNLIS; encoded by the coding sequence atggccaattccctcTGGGACGACAGGGCCATCACTTATGACGGGTGTGTTGCACAGGTGTTTCTGTTTGTACTTTTTATGTCCGTGGAATATTCACTTCTCACCATCATGTCCTATGaccgctacattgccatctgcaagcccctgcactatgggagcctcctgggcagcagagcttgtgcccagatggcagcagctgcctgggccagtggctttctcaatgctgtcctgcacacggcCACTACATttttcctgcccctctgccaaggcaatgctgtggaccagttcttctgtgaaatctcccagatcctcaagctctcaTGTACAGACTCCTACCTCAGAGAAGTCAGAGCACTTGTGTTTAGCTTTTCTTTAGGCTttggttgctttgttttcattgtggtgTCATATGTGCAGATCTTCTTGGCTGTGTcgaggatgccctctgagcgtggccagcacaaagccttttccacatgcctccctcacctggttGTGGTCTCCCTGTTTGTCAGCACCATCAtatttgcctacctgaagcccctGTCtatctcttccccatccctggactATGTGttggcagttctgtactctgTGGTGCCTCCAGCATTGAACCCCTTCATCTATAGCATGAGGAATAAGGGACTGAAATATGCACTGTGGAATCTGATATCTTGA